A region of the Curtobacterium flaccumfaciens pv. betae genome:
CGAGGCCGCCGAGCGCCTCCGCACCCTGCGGTTCCACCCGGTGCTGACGGCCCACCCGACCGAGGCCCGCCGCCGCGCCGTCACCACGGGTGTCCGCCGCATCACGGACCTCATCGACGAGCGTGACCGCGCCCGCAACGCGACGGCCCGCGCCGAGAACGAGCGCCGCCTGCTCGAGGAGATCACGACCCTCCTGCGCACCTCCCCGCTCCGCACCACCCGGCCGACCCCGCTCGACGAGGTCCGCACCGCGATGAGCGTGTTCGACCAGACCCTGTTCGAGATCGTCCCGCAGGTCTACCGCCTGCTCGACGACCGGCTGCAGGGCGACGACGCCGGCCGCGCTCCCGTGATCGCGCCCGCGTTCGTGCGGTTCGGCACCTGGATCGGCGGCGACCGCGACGGCAACCCGCACGTGACGGCCGACGTCACCCGCCAGGCCGCCGAGATCGCGGCGGAGCACATCCTGCTCGGCCTCGCCCGCGCGACCACCCGCATCGGCAGTGCCCTGACCCTCGACGCGAGCGACACCCCCGCCGACGCCGGCCTCACCGCCCTCGTCGCCGCGCAGGAGTCCCTCGACCCGGGCATCGCCGAGCGCATCGGCGTCCGCGCACCGAACGAGACCCACCGTCGTGCGCTCCTGTTCGTCGCCGCGCGCATCGACGCCACCCGGACCGGCACCACGCCGCTGGCCTACGACGGCCCCGAGTCGCTGCTGGCCGACCTCCGCACCATCCAGGCGTCGCTCGTCGCCGCCGGTGCGATCCGCCCGGCGAACGGCGAGCTGCAGAACCTGATCTGGCAGGTCGAGACCTTCGGGTTCCACCTGGCCGAGCTCGAGGTCCGCCAGCACTCGCAGGTGCACCGCACCGCCCTGACCGAGATCCGCGCCGGTGGCGAACTGAGCGAGACCACCGAAGAGGTCCTCGCCGTGTTCCGCACGATCGCCGGGCTGCAGTCCCGCTACGGCGTCCGCGCGGCGAACCGGTACATCGTGTCCTTCACGCAGTCCCCGGCGGACCTGGCGAACGTGCACGAACTCGCGGTCGCCGCGCTCGGGTCCGCCGAGGCCGCGCCGGTGCTCGACGTCATCCCGCTGTTCGAGACCTTCGCCGACCTGCACGCCAGCGTCGACATCCTCGACGAGGCCGTCCGCACCGAGGCGTTCCAGCGACGCCTCGCCGCGACCGGCCGTCGGCTCGAGGTCATGCTCGGCTACTCGGACTCGTCGAAGGACGTCGGCCCGGTGTCCGCGAACCTGGCGCTGTACGACGCGCAGGCCCGCATCGCCGACTGGGCCCGCGACAACGACATCGAGCTGACCCTGTTCCACGGCCGGGGCGGTTCGCTCGGCCGCGGTGGCGGTCCCGCCAACGAGGCCGTCCTCGCGCAGCCGCCGGGGTCGATCGACGGCCGCCTGAAGCTCACCGAGCAGGGTGAGGTCATCTTCGCCCAGTACGGCGACCAGGACATCGCCGCCCGCCACCTCGAGCAGATGGCCTCGGCGACGCTGTTCGCGTCGTCGCCGTCGAACGAGGCGCGCACCGCGGCCGCGGCCGCCCGGTTCGCCGACCTCGCCCAGCAGCTCGACGACGTCTCGCGCGTCGCCTTCTACGACCTGGTCAAGGCCGACGGCTTCGCGCCCTGGTTCGCCCGGGTCACCCCGATGGAGGAGATCGGCCTGCTGCCCCTCGGCTCCCGCCCGGCCCGTCGTGGCCTGTCGGTGGAGTCGCTGGAGGACCTCCGCGCCATCCCGTGGGTGTTCTCGTGGACGCAGGCGCGCATCAACCTCGCCGGCTGGTACGGGCTCGGCTCCGCGCTCGAGGCCGTCGGCGACGTCGACGTGCTCCGCGCCGCATACGCCGAGTGGCCGCTGTTCGCCGCGATGATCAAGAACGTCGAGATGTCGCTCGCGAAGACCGACGAGCACATCGCCCGCCGGTACCTCGAGCTCGCCGACCGCGACGACCTCGCCGCGAAGGTGCTCGACGAGATGGTCCGCACCCGCGACTGGGTGCTCCGCGTCTCCGGCGGCAGCGACGTGCTCGAGGACCGGCCCGTCCTGGCCCGCGCCGTGCGCCTCCGCAGCCCGTACGTCGACGCGCTGTCGCACCTGCAGCTCCGCGCGCTGCGCGCCATCCGCACGTCCGGCAGCACGGACCCGACGGACGCCGACCACCGGCTCCTGCTGCTCACCGTCAACGGGATCGCGGCCGGCCTGCAGAACACGGGCTGACGCCCCCGACCGACGGACAGGAGGCCCGGTGCCAGCTGGCACCGGGCCTGCCGTCCGTCCGCGCGCACGTCCCGGGCCGCTCCGCCCAGTGGTCACGAAGCGTCGGCTGCGCCGTCGCCGGGCGACGGAACGCGACCGCTCGGCGGACGTGAGCGGGGTGTCGTGACCGCGCGCGCTTCGCGCCGCCGCTCCGCCCGAGTGGTCAGGACACGTCGGGTTGCCCCGGCCGAGGGGTCACGAAGCGTCGGCTGCGCCGTCGCCGGGCGACGGAACGCGACCGCTCGGCGGACGTGAGCGGGGTGTCGTGACCGCGCGCGCCTCGCGCCGCCGCTCCGCCCGAGAGGTCAGGACACGTCGGGTGGCCCCGGCCGAGTGGTCACGAAGCGTCGGCTGCGCCGTCGCCGGGCGACGGAACGCGACCGCTCGGCGGACGTGAGCGGGGTGTCGTGACCGCTCGCGGCACCGGACGGGAGGCCCGTGGCGGGCCCGCACCGGGCCTCCCGTCCGTCCGCGCGCACGTCGCAAGGCCCGCGTTCCGTGCGCAGCAACGGTCGCGTCCAGCACCTCGACCCGACCGTTGCTGCTCTCGAAGTGCCTGTCGAATCGATTCGGGGACGCGTAGCGTGTCCGAGGTGACGACGGAGCGCAGCCTGGGACCGACGACGACCGTGCTGCCCCCGATCGTGCCGCTGGCGCTCATCGTCGGGGTCTCGCCGTTCGCGACGGACATGTACATCCCCGCACTCCCGGC
Encoded here:
- a CDS encoding phosphoenolpyruvate carboxylase; amino-acid sequence: MTAIDGSARHERARDDVSGAVDSDLRADVRYLGNLLGRVLRENGGDELLHDVESLRAAVIDAYEGDHAEGAARAQAIVSGMSAERAEAVAQAFTTYFHLTNLAEEHHRVRVLRQRGDDGGVAGDSFPATYAELVAEVGEAEAAERLRTLRFHPVLTAHPTEARRRAVTTGVRRITDLIDERDRARNATARAENERRLLEEITTLLRTSPLRTTRPTPLDEVRTAMSVFDQTLFEIVPQVYRLLDDRLQGDDAGRAPVIAPAFVRFGTWIGGDRDGNPHVTADVTRQAAEIAAEHILLGLARATTRIGSALTLDASDTPADAGLTALVAAQESLDPGIAERIGVRAPNETHRRALLFVAARIDATRTGTTPLAYDGPESLLADLRTIQASLVAAGAIRPANGELQNLIWQVETFGFHLAELEVRQHSQVHRTALTEIRAGGELSETTEEVLAVFRTIAGLQSRYGVRAANRYIVSFTQSPADLANVHELAVAALGSAEAAPVLDVIPLFETFADLHASVDILDEAVRTEAFQRRLAATGRRLEVMLGYSDSSKDVGPVSANLALYDAQARIADWARDNDIELTLFHGRGGSLGRGGGPANEAVLAQPPGSIDGRLKLTEQGEVIFAQYGDQDIAARHLEQMASATLFASSPSNEARTAAAAARFADLAQQLDDVSRVAFYDLVKADGFAPWFARVTPMEEIGLLPLGSRPARRGLSVESLEDLRAIPWVFSWTQARINLAGWYGLGSALEAVGDVDVLRAAYAEWPLFAAMIKNVEMSLAKTDEHIARRYLELADRDDLAAKVLDEMVRTRDWVLRVSGGSDVLEDRPVLARAVRLRSPYVDALSHLQLRALRAIRTSGSTDPTDADHRLLLLTVNGIAAGLQNTG